A stretch of the Notamacropus eugenii isolate mMacEug1 chromosome 2, mMacEug1.pri_v2, whole genome shotgun sequence genome encodes the following:
- the LOC140522853 gene encoding olfactory receptor 14A2-like, which produces MANLTVVTGFLLMGFSSTWELQVLHAILFLLIYLVALMGNLLIFTLISLDGKLHTPMYFFLKNLSFLDLCLVSVTVPKSIANSLSNIYNISFWGCASQLFLMMLLVGSEHFLLTVMSHDCYVAICQPLHYEVIMKSETCVKIAALCWLTGGLFGVLYTASTFTLPFCGSKEIPQFFCDVPALLRISCSDSHLAVDVIMVLGFSLGIFCSIYITISYSHIISTVLNIPTKESRSKAFSTCLPHLIVFMFFITTGVIAYLMPPQESYPGLDLLFSMFYTVVPPVLNPVIYSLRNKDMKNALRKLIAWKYFSRGLIPKLLP; this is translated from the coding sequence ATGGCCAATCTCACTGTGGTGACAGGATTCTTACTCATGGGCTTTTCCAGCACCTGGGAGCTGCAAGTCTTACATGCCATTCTCTTCTTGCTGATCTACCTGGTGGCTCTGATGGGAAACCTGCTCATCTTCACCCTCATCTCTCTTGATGGGAAACTCCACACTCCCATGTACTTCTTTCTAAAGAATCTGTCCTTTTTAGATCTTTGTCTTGTTTCTGTCACAGTCCCCAAATcaattgcaaactccttgagtaATATCTACAACATCTCTTTTTGGGGGTGTGCATCACAGCTCTTTTTAATGATGTTATTAGTAGGATCAGAACATTTTCTCCTTACGGTGATGTCCCATGACTGCTATGTGGCCATCTGTCAACCCCTGCACTATGAAGTCATTATGAAGAGTGAAACTTGTGTGAAGATAGCAGCTCTTTGCTGGCTCACTGGAGGTTTGTTTGGGGTCCTCTACACAGCTAGTACATTCACATTGCCCTTTTGTGGTTCCAAAGAAATTCCCCAGTTCTTCTGTGATGTCCCTGCCTTGCTCAGAATCTCCTGCTCTGATTCACACCTTGCAGTTGATGTCATTATGGTTTTGGGATTTAGTTTAGGGATTTTCTGCTCCATTTACATCACAATTTCTTACAGTCACATCATCTCAACTGTGCTGAATATTCCAACCAAAGAAAGTAGATCAAAAGCATTCTCCACCTGCCTGCCCCACCtcattgttttcatgttttttatcACAACAGGTGTCATTGCTTATCTAATGCCACCCCAGGAATCTTACCCAGGTCTGGATCTGTTATTCTCTATGTTCTATACGGTGGTACCTCCAGTCCTGAACCCTGTCATCTATAGCCTGAGGAATAAGGATATGAAGAATGCTTTGAGGAAGCTCATAGCCTGGAAATACTTTTCAAGGGGATTAATACCAAAGTTACTTCCATGA